The genomic segment AGGTTAGGTAGCTCTTCTTTTAATTAGATTAAAAAATGGacaaataatgataattagaTTATAAATACAAAGTTTAATCACTAAGTACACATTTATGATGTCATATTTTGTGGTAAAATGGTAGTATATAGATATTAATATACTAACCACAGTTCAGAtataaagctttttttttttctaaattcttTTGTAGTTTTATAAGTAGGACTGTTAgctattctttttattttttttctttatagggcTATGTACCAATTCTTGAAATAGGCCATGAATTTCATCAGCATTTTGGGCCACATTCATCCGGCATCTAGAGTgttcaatttttcatttttttagttcctttttgtttctctttgaaGCTACATTTCCTTTTGTACTTGCTCTTGAAGCTACATAATAAATTAAGTGAAATGTCAATGGTGGCCTTCACCGAACCCAGCTAGATCAACGGTGCATGGATAATGGAGACTTTTCAGGCAAAAGAGTGTCAATAACAAAGACAGCTCAACCTCCCCGTTTGCTTCCAATGAAGATTTTCCTGACGACAGGCCAACAATTTCTGCCGCTATGAGAATGATTTGTGGTGCGTAAttggtaaaaaaaattgaatttcttcGAACTACAGGACTTTGGGTTCCCATACCCGAGGATATTCTCGCCAATGCACTTCCCCTTTCATTTCATCCATAAATAGTGCTGCATTTTGGTCTGTTAAGCTCCATTACGGGGAAACACAATCCAAAACCTTCTCTGCTTACTTCTCATAGGCTGTTTCTCATTTCTGTAGCTGGAAAAGTTGTTCGAAATGGCCGGAAAGAGCAAGGTTTTGATCATTGGGGGCACTGGGTACATCGGGAAGTTCATTGTTGAAGCCAGTGCGAAAGAGGGTCATCCCACTTTTGCCCTAGTAAGAGAGAGTGCGTTCTCTGATCCTGTGAAGGGGAAACTTATTGACAACTTCAAATCCTTAGGGGTCCAACTGTTGTacgtaagtatatattttagttCTTGTGTGTATTTCCTGGCTGTGAAATGTTCTGGTGTTTGATCtcttttgatgttttttttCATGCAGGGGGATCTTTACGATCACGAGAGTTTGGTTAAGGCAATAAAGCAAGTCGATGTGGTGATATCAGCCGTAGGTCACATGCAGATAGCAGATCAAGTTAAGATCATTGCTGCCATCAAAGAAGCTGGGAATGTGAAGGTTGGTGCTTCTCTGCTTGCTCATATTgttccattttctctttttctagTTACTTTACATACTTAAAGTCTGGTTTTTAATACGTCTTCATGGGATCCAACTACATGTAATTATGTAGAATTAACTTATCTGTGACTCAAAATGCACTAATGTTACACTTTCCCTGTTCGCACATCAGACTACTTCTGATACTCGCCAATCCTCGTATGTGAGgattcttttgcttcttttgAAAGCTGTTCAGCTTGTTTATCTCTTTAAGAAACTTCATCAACAAATTTgcctttcaaaagaaaaaacttatcTGTGACTCTGCtgattaaacaaattaattgaTGAACATTATTGGGATGCATAATATTCTGCAAATTGCTGAAACCAAGAATGTATACATAGTGATTCATTTTTAATACATTATTTTGGTGGAATGGACCCTCTTTGTACTGGTTTTGATTGTCAAATTGTCAATGGAGTAGATAATCACCCACCCTGGTTGCATACAGTAGTAAAAAACTAGCAACAGTGCAGTTTTGTTGGTATTCCATTCTAAtggtgttttctttttatttggaCAGAGATTTTTCCCTTCGGAATTTGGGAATGACGTGGACAGGGTTCATGCCGTTGAGCCAGCAACATCAGCATTTGCAATGAAGGCTCATATCCGCCGTGCTATCGAGGCTGAAGGAATCCCTTACACTTACGTGCCGGCTAACTGCTTTGCAGGCTATTTTCTTCCTAGTTTGTGTCAGGCAGGAGCCACTGCTCCCCCTAGAGACAAGGTCGTTATCCTAGGGGATGGAAATCCTAAAGGTAAATAGTGTTTATTAGCTCATCAATAACCCACAAGAGACAAGGTTGACATGCGGTACCTCTGCTGATTGCTTGTGAATTATGCTAACTTCATTGCTAGAAATAACCCTTGGATTGATCGAAATGGAAATGGGTCATTGTAGTGAGctagaaaaaggaaaggaaaacaGAGCATCTGTTcctggaaaaaagaaaataaaagaaatccTGAGGACTCGATCAGAAAGTTTTGAAGGGCTTAGTTAGTTGTAGACATTAAACAAAGCATGTGTAATCACTATTTGCATCCTGTTCTGCTTGCAGCTGTTTTCAACCATGAAGGTGACATCGGCACCTTCACCATCAAAGCTGTTGATGACCCCAGAACATTGAACAAGGTCCTCTTCATTAGGCCTCCTAAAAACACCTACTCACTTAACGAGCTTGTTGCCCTGTGGGAGAAATTGATTGGCAAAACCCTTGAGAAAACTTATGTTCCGGAGGACCAACTCCTCAAACAGATCCAAGGTTGGTGAAATGCCCTCTTACTTTTGTTATTGTTATTCCATTTTCAAACGTGAAAGGCAATGTCAGTTAATTGGTGTTGTTTGGTATTCATCAATTCCTGCAGAGGCCCCAATTCCAATCAATGTGGTGTTGTCAATCAATCACTCAATCTTTTTGAAAGGCGATCACACCAACTTTGAGATCGAACCATCGTTTGGATTCGAGGCTTCTGAGCTGTACCCTGATGTGAAATATACCACTGTGGAAGAATACCTTAGTCGTTTTGTTTGAGAAAAGAACCTTGAACCGTGGCTCTTCTtcttaattaaactaaaaataatctGTTCGCCAACGAGATTTATGGAGAGTACTAGAGGAGAGTGTGTGTATGTTTGTTCATAAGCTTGTTACTACTATCATCCCACAGATTGTGAACCATGCTGCTCTTCTAAATTTTCTATAAAACTAAAAGCCGCTCTTGTATTTACTTCCTTATATAATTTCCACCATAAGCATTGAGTCCCAGGACTGTAAAATTGCCTGAGTATGCAGAAGGGTGTTACCCTCTTATGTTGGTCTACTCAACCAAAACATGAATCATGATACAATGCTACCCTTTCTTTTGGCATCTAACCCAGGACTTCAAAAGCGAGTAATTCATTTTAGCAATGGAAAATGAGCATTGGACCATCATTCATTGTCCTGCAATAGATCTCTAACACTGGGTCTTCAAGGAGCGTTTGTGGGAGCCGAGTCTATCTAAATAGAAAGAGATGGTCTGATTTCTCAAAGCCAAACCAACCATTTCGCACGGttctcttgattttttcaagtttcaatAGGATTAACAGGTCTGTGAACGTGCTGACCACTAATGGAAAAACAGCAGATTATGGCCAGCAAACTTATGGTCTTAAGAGGTTTAGGGAGTATTTTATACATTATGAAGAGGTACTCTAATCCAATTTAATAAGCTAAAGAAACCCAATTGATATAGCTATCTTCCCCCCCAAAAAGATTGTCAAACATAACACCGAAGCATCTAATAAATCAAATCTAGCTACCCCACGTTTTATACAACAACATGCAATTGTCACAGCAAGGGCCTCGAAAGAAGTACGCAGGGTGTTTCAATCTCAGGTCGGGTAAATAAAGGGATCTTGGAAAGCTTATAAGGGTGTGGAGAGAAGGTAATGGCTTTGTAACACAATGCCATACTTGTTTATGTAATTAAGATTACCCTTTTAGTAATACTTTTTCTCCCCTTCTTAACTTTCATCTTCAATTCTCAACTCTTTTAATGAATCCGTTCGTGCAATAATTACTAGAACCAGTGCTGCTCGTGATATGGAACGAAAGACAAACCTTGCAGCTATCTGAATTCATCCCACGGCACCTCGTGTTCCAACAAGAAGATTCCTGATTATTAAAGAGCGTATGGTCCCAATGGTCTCTGATTAACAAAATATATCTCGAAAACTTATTTCGAATCAGTAGTTATGACTTACAAATCATCTGTCAACTTCTCCAACTAATGTTATTCTAGCAAACTTGGACAATTCGGACTAGGACAAAATCAGCTCGGCAGCTCCTATAAACGAAGCTGTCAAACATCCCCTGTTTTTTAACCATTAATTGTACAGTATGTCTTTGAAAGTCTGGTAAAATGAACTGTGCCATATCCAGGAGACAAGCTGCTGCTTGAGAAGTCTGAACTTGTCTAACATAAGAAAATCCTTCACCTACTCTACCCAGTTTTTCATCATCAAGTTATCTACCTCTACCAATCAACTTCCACGATGAAAAAGCTTTCgggaaaataaataaatatgtaaatttttgtgcAGTTGCTATCTGTATACAAGGGTAAGATATTTGCAAGTTTGCCCCTCTCATCTTCTTTTACATGTTTTCTTTCAGTAACGACTTGACAAACTTAAACCTGATGAACTTGAGTTCTTGAATTAAAGGATTTTGTTTCAAGTATCAGGAAAAGGTGGGATGTGCAAACCTACGCTTTCTTGGAAGGTTTATCATTGGATTTAGCTGACCCTGATAAGCAGTCCCATTGCTTTTCGGAAAACTTTGCTGACACAGCTTTCAAGTTCCTGAAGCCAGCTCCAATTCTGGGTCCCAGTTGTGGCTGCTGCCTCCAATTGAGTCGAAGATTTTGTTGCATTGCTTACTTGTTTCACTCCATATCCAAtcatttttctattctttATTCCCTCACTTTTCTGACCtgcaaaatataaagcaaAAGAAATCAACGATAAAAGAAGGGAGAACTGCCAATCCTTCAACCAGAAGCAGTATCAGACGTGAAAACCAGGTtcgaaacaaagaaaatagtgGAGAAGAGTTTCCAGCTCTTACCATTAAACTCCAACTCGGGTTTGGAGGACTCTGACCAGAGAACAAGGGTAGGGGTGATAACTGTGAGAGCAGCCCAGAAGAAGAATATCACGACAAAGGTTCTCCCTTCCATTTTTTCAAAGGAACCCTGATTCAATTTTTGATTAGTTGTTGAGAGAGCTTTAAAGTACCCTTTTTGAGAGGGAAAGAGACTGAcgcaaaacctttcacaaatTAGCTGGCCATGTTTAAGGAGCAAATGTTATTATAAaacttaatattaatattcaaatcGTTATATTCTATCCCTAAACTAATCAAAAGTCAGGTACAAACAACAAACTCATGGAGATTACTCTTTGTTCAGTTGTTGGAGAGTTGTTATTTCAAGACGTGTGTGCATGATTAGGCATCCATCTGGCATATCATCCTTGGGTCAATTTTCCCCAAGGCTGCCCCTGCACTCAGTTTACAACTACCATGGAGAACCTGATAATCGACAATAATTTAAGCTTCAAAATACTGAGTTATCAAGCTTAAAAGATTCCTGAGAGTTTTTCCTGGTGGCTGGTCCATAACAAACGGCAATGTAGCATAGGCCTACCCTTGTTTATACCCATCCAACAAAGCCAATACCAGGTCAACAAACAACTATGCAAGCAAATTATGGGAGAAATAGGCTAGCAATATTATTGGCAGGATCGCCTTGGGGAACCAATCATTCGCTAGAGAATTAGAAGGAAGTTGTCTTTTGATTAAGAGTTCATATGCTATGGTCAACCAATGGAAATAAAGAAGATGCAGGGGAAAGCAGCCAttgatttctttattttgaaatttgtacGACCAAAACCGTAATTACATTGCAAGaagcttaaaagaaaaagaaaaaggaaaatacaaataaattttggtACAAAGTCGGCCATGCATAGCGAATTAAAACAGAATCCCCAACATATATACGTGACTGACAACGCTTCCTTCTAGAATCTAAAAGCATGAAAGTTGGAAAGGCTCCAACTTTCAGTCCATCGTAGAACCTAAGCCCCTGGCAGTGGTTTTCTTCCCAGTGTACCTCTGTTGAAAGCCACAAAGGAACAAATTAATAGGATATTCCAAATTTCAAAGGAGGGAGAGTGAGGAACAGCAGAATCAAAATATGGTGATTAGAACAAATTCCCAAGCTCTCACCTGCTTCCCCATGCTGAACGGGACGTATTTATACTTGATCATGTGCATTAGCTGACGCTTCATCGTGAGGACAAACAGAACAATCCAGTAGCAGAGTAATATGGGCCAAAATACAGGAACATCAAATACAGAAAAGAAGGTCATCAAGAAGGCCATGCAGAGAGCCTTTGTAATGGAGTACCTGAAAccaaaaaaccaaagaaaagcAAGTCCTCTTTGAGCCTGCATAACTAAGGGAAATTCCATGACCAACGAAAAACAGAACAGACAATGCACAGAACAATTTCTACCAAATCCAGTCTCCTCGCGTCACATACTACATGCATATCTTATGCATTCATCATTTCATCTTCAGCTTGAAACATGTTCATGCAATTTGTAGTATTCTGATGATCTGATTACTAGTTATCAACTAATCCGGCGGTATGTTCATTAGCAGAAAACATGATCCTATGACACTGTATAAATATACTTGCTCCAAGGTCCAATTGTCTCAGTTTATAACTGTGAAAGACCGTAATCAATCAACAACGACCAAGTTTCTTAAACATCTTTCAAGTTACACATATCAAGAGCAGAACCTTGCAAAGAATTTGATATTAATAGCAGAAATAAGATGCTCCCAACCTCCccattgaattttgcatgTCAGAACATTCAACATGAAATCATAGATTAAGAACTGGCGATGCAAGACACCGACCGAAGATAATTCATTGATCAAGACAAAGTAATTCCCAAATCGGAAAACGGGATGCATTAGATTACCAAAACTTGAACTCAGGAAGCCGGCGGATGAAAGGCTTGAATTCATCGGAGTCTTTAGTAGGCAATGAGGCTCCATCCAACACCTCGAGTTCAGGATCAACCTTAGGCGACAAGAAACCAATTAACAGATTCAAGATGTAAATTCCGAGGCCATAGGATACGATGTAAAAGCCTCGCAGGACGTAAACGCGTAGAACGTAAATGGCTGCAACGGCAAGAGTTCCAAGCCACCTTTCGGCGAGATGTGGCGTGGAACGATCCAAATAGTACTGAAATGTCCTCGAGAAATCGTTCTTCCACTTCGCAATCGGCGCCACCGCCGTGGCAGCGTCGTCCCCCAATGATTCcatttgaaattaattatataatctAAAATCTAATATCcctaagaaaaaagaaacaaattatggatcataatttagaaaattaatattaaaaacgtaggaaaattactgtttcaatggaaaattataatcaaaatgtTAAAAATGTGAGGGAAACAACAAGTAAAAAGGAAAGACAATCACGAATTACCTTTGATTGAAGATGTAGTTAGGGTTTAATTACAGAGATCTAATGATGGTAAGaagttttttttatggatCTGCTGAATTTCACGGAAATAAGAGACAAGAAAAGGACAAAATTGCAGGCAGTTTACGGTTAAACGGGTTGTGCCGCGCGTATTCATCAAAATCATCGCGACGACGacgttttggttaaaacatgcCCACTTCACCCATGTTTTGCTTgatttatccttttttttttcaacgtGCTTATTTGtttgcttaaaaaaaattaacattaaattTGCTATTTTGTGTATAGAAAGGGAAGAAAATGGAAGCTCCGTTTGGTAAtcagataataattttttgaacgaaaaattttttaataaaaaaattttcttgaaacGTTTAAATTGTTGATGTATAAATGATTAtacaaaaaagtttttttaatgttaatgatttttttttatttttctattgaatttcaagttcttttttttattccgTTTTTATCCCAATCAAATTATGAGGAATTCCAAAAACCTTGAACCCTAATAATTTCCTAtgattatcaaatattttaatgtttaattaagaccttatttataaaatctagGGCTCATTTAgtttagaaaatatttatcatttttaatttaacaTGTAATTACGataagttaaataaataaattgtgaATTTGGAAAATATGGATTCCCAAAGTAGTTAAATAAGTTGGAAACCCAAACTTAGTTATTactctttatttattgaatatatataatgtaaaaatgaactttttaaaagaaaaatagaatttaaaggatttaaactttataaaaagaaaaaaatgagaaagaagaTATTACTtctgattaattaataatagtaaattcgcagaaaaaattaattgggCCACAAAATAGAAAGCTACCTTAAATGGTTTAAGGGGCCCAATTGCTTAAGCCCAATTATACCCCGTCAATAAATTTCAGACACCGTTGTGGAAACCCAAAATTGCCCTCAGGGAGGCCCAGTATATTCTACCCTACCACTGGAGcatcatttcctccatttcgAGCTTTGTCTCCCAATCACGCACGCACCTGGGAACtcgaaaggaaaaaagaattaaCCGATCACAAGTTTTTCCCGAAGGAAGCTGAAGATGGGAACCCTAGGGAAAGCTGTATACACCGTTGGATTCTGGATTCGTGAGACCGGCCAGGCGCTCGATCGCCTCGGCTGCCGCCTACAAGGCAGCTACTTGTTCCAAGAGCAAagtgagtttttttttatccatttctcagcttctcttttttcctcttcaaAGTATGTAGCCAAAGCTAATCTCTCCTAATGCTAGGGATTTTCTGCAGATTTGATAGCAAATACTAATTtgtattgtaatttttcaatttctttcgtTTTAAGCTTATAGTTTTCTTTGATGCTGTCGTTAAACTATTAGCTGGCTCTGTATAATAGCGTAATTTCTAGTTATGGATGATAAGCTGACAGTTAAATCCCTCCTAAAAATTTCTATAATGACCTTGTTTAGGTTATACTGGTTAATTGCTTGTTTACTTGCTAAGTTTATGTGGAAACGCGGCTgcattttacttttatatgtTGCCATTGTGGTTTGTGTTTCAAAGATAGGATATTTGGTTATGTTGCTTTAGGTTGCTTTCTGTTACCTGACTATGCGCTTATGgtattattcttttcttagtTTCTAGGCATCGGACTCTGATGAACATATTTGATAAAGCTCCTGTGGTTGACAAGGATGCATTTGTCGCCCCTAGCGCATCCGTCATTGGTGATGTTCAGGTGGGAAGAGGATCATCTATTTGGTATGGATCTGTTTTAAGGGGTAAGATCCTTGACTCCTTGTTTGTACACAATCTGGCATTTTTGTTTGATGACAGAATTGTATAAGTCTACCTTAAGAAAGGACAGTGTCAGACTTCATGTCTACAAGTTAGCATATAAAAGGTTTAGTGTTATGCTAATTAACTTTTAGATTGTGACATAAGGAACAGATAGGTACTATTAATGGTAATACTTGTACTGGTTTTTATTCAAAGTGTTTTATTTTGAAGTACTATGTTGAATAAAGATAGTTGACT from the Theobroma cacao cultivar B97-61/B2 chromosome 8, Criollo_cocoa_genome_V2, whole genome shotgun sequence genome contains:
- the LOC18591411 gene encoding protein RER1B, which encodes MESLGDDAATAVAPIAKWKNDFSRTFQYYLDRSTPHLAERWLGTLAVAAIYVLRVYVLRGFYIVSYGLGIYILNLLIGFLSPKVDPELEVLDGASLPTKDSDEFKPFIRRLPEFKFWYSITKALCMAFLMTFFSVFDVPVFWPILLCYWIVLFVLTMKRQLMHMIKYKYVPFSMGKQRYTGKKTTARGLGSTMD
- the LOC18591410 gene encoding uncharacterized protein LOC18591410, with protein sequence MEGRTFVVIFFFWAALTVITPTLVLWSESSKPELEFNGQKSEGIKNRKMIGYGVKQVSNATKSSTQLEAAATTGTQNWSWLQELESCVSKVFRKAMGLLIRVS
- the LOC18591409 gene encoding isoflavone reductase-like protein, whose translation is MAGKSKVLIIGGTGYIGKFIVEASAKEGHPTFALVRESAFSDPVKGKLIDNFKSLGVQLLYGDLYDHESLVKAIKQVDVVISAVGHMQIADQVKIIAAIKEAGNVKRFFPSEFGNDVDRVHAVEPATSAFAMKAHIRRAIEAEGIPYTYVPANCFAGYFLPSLCQAGATAPPRDKVVILGDGNPKAVFNHEGDIGTFTIKAVDDPRTLNKVLFIRPPKNTYSLNELVALWEKLIGKTLEKTYVPEDQLLKQIQEAPIPINVVLSINHSIFLKGDHTNFEIEPSFGFEASELYPDVKYTTVEEYLSRFV